The proteins below are encoded in one region of Phaseolus vulgaris cultivar G19833 chromosome 1, P. vulgaris v2.0, whole genome shotgun sequence:
- the LOC137815258 gene encoding arabinogalactan O-methyltransferase 1-like, which yields MKNRYPLQEKRWVVGLAVAGLIAAGLFLTTAVRSSETTYLCPATLGIRTRNEISYDPAPIQMRAILHYATSRVVPQQSVAEIKISLDVMKSLGRPCNFLVFGLGHDSLMWASFNPGGTTVFLEEDPKWVHSILKDAPGLQAHTVHYRTQLRDAQTLLASYRSEATCSPAAAYLRGNEACKLALENLPEEVYEREWDMIMIDAPKGYFAEAPGRMAAVFSAAVMARNRKQPGVTHVFLHDVDRKVEKAYAEEFLCRKNLVNGAGRLWHFQIPSSNDTHASHFC from the coding sequence ATGAAGAACCGTTATCCGTTACAGGAGAAACGGTGGGTGGTGGGCCTGGCAGTGGCGGGCCTCATCGCCGCCGGGCTTTTTCTCACAACCGCAGTCCGATCCTCGGAAACCACGTACCTGTGTCCGGCCACGCTGGGGATCCGAACCCGAAACGAAATAAGCTACGACCCGGCTCCGATCCAGATGCGCGCGATTCTCCACTACGCGACCTCGCGCGTGGTGCCGCAGCAATCGGTGGCGGAGATCAAGATCAGTCTCGACGTGATGAAGTCACTGGGCCGGCCCTGCAACTTCCTGGTCTTTGGGCTGGGCCACGACTCCCTCATGTGGGCCTCGTTCAACCCGGGCGGCACCACGGTGTTCCTGGAGGAGGATCCCAAGTGGGTCCACTCGATCTTGAAAGACGCGCCGGGCCTGCAGGCCCATACCGTACACTACCGTACGCAGCTTCGCGACGCCCAGACGCTGCTCGCCTCGTACCGCTCCGAAGCCACGTGTTCTCCGGCGGCGGCGTACCTGCGAGGCAACGAAGCGTGCAAGCTGGCGCTGGAGAATCTCCCCGAGGAGGTTTACGAGAGGGAGTGGGACATGATCATGATCGACGCGCCGAAGGGGTACTTCGCGGAGGCGccggggcggatggcggcggTGTTCTCCGCCGCTGTGATGGCGCGTAACCGGAAACAACCCGGTGTGACGCACGTGTTCTTGCATGACGTGGATCGCAAGGTGGAGAAGGCTTACGCAGAAGAGTTTCTGTGTAGGAAGAACTTGGTGAATGGTGCTGGAAGGCTCTGGCACTTCCAGATACCTTCTTCTAACGACACCCATGCTTCTCATTTCTGCTAG